One Fusarium musae strain F31 chromosome 6, whole genome shotgun sequence DNA segment encodes these proteins:
- a CDS encoding hypothetical protein (EggNog:ENOG41), with the protein MAITSAISDLLSSIYELLASIFNTVYSVIHSILTAILGFVQGFFNLIGDVVSGLVEVTGGVGKFVASNAAILAIGALGAFAYVRYTAQGRAVANKKTQ; encoded by the exons ATGGCCATTACAAGTGCTATCAGCGATCTCCTCAGCTCCATCTACGAGCTTCTCGCCTCAATCTTCAACACCGTCTACTCCGTCATCCACTCCATTCTCACCGCTATCCTCGGCTTCGTCCAgggcttcttcaacctcatcggCGATGTCGTCTCCGGCCTTGTCGAGGTCACCGGTGGCGTGGGCAAGTTTGTAGCCA GCAACGCTGCTATCCTCGCTATCGGTGCCCTCGGTGCTTTCGCGTACGTGAGGTACACTGCCCAGGGACGAGCTGTTGCGAACAAGAAGACTCAGTAA